The Gasterosteus aculeatus chromosome 12, fGasAcu3.hap1.1, whole genome shotgun sequence DNA window CGTCTATTTCCAGAAAAGATTTCAGCTGTAGCATCGACATTTCCCTGACAAACTCGTCCAAAAGCTCCAATAAACAAATAAGTTTCATTGTAATGCCGCCAAGGGCTTAATATGTTCCCTCATTTGGTGTTTTGCTTTACTCTGTGAAGTTGGATATTTCCAGGGTAGAGAGGGTTACcatatatgtattttaataCAATTACTAAATACCTGTCAAAAATGTATAGGGTAATTAAATCCAAGTACACATCGTTTAAGTATCTTGATTAGGATGCTTTTGGATAACCTCAACCCAAAAttttgtattgaaagcagaaCAGGGGAACAACAAGCCTTCATCTTTCCAGGACCGAAATCATTTGGCACATTTGTCCCCCTTATTTAAACATGAAGCGTCAGTGTGcatacaaattattattatatgaccTGTTTTGCTGATTTCCCACAAATCATCTGTACTGTTATGCTGTTCCCCTTTACTgctttaaatatgaaaataaaggcCAAAGTAAAAGCGTTTTTTTGCGAGTAGCCTCTTAGGAAATAGTAACCTAAGAGATTTTCAAATATTGTATCTGATTCATGCATCCCACGATTGTCTATCACTTTGTGTCATTTGGTGCAGAACtggatatatatgttttttaattctttGCATCTTCTATCATTAAGATAAAAGAGTTGTGCACAGTTGTGGAGCTGTGCACTTTCTATGTGCTTTTTAGTAGACAAACTAAAGCTGTTTTTAGtcttgtgctaagctaagctaacttgcTATAGCAGCATATTTATCTGACCAATGTAAGAGGGGAATTTATGTTCCAACTCTCTGTTAAACCAACAAttgtgttttcctttattttggAAAGATTTGTTTCAACGTTACTCATGCTCACAAATGATCATGATATTagtcattatatttattttactttatattgAGAAGCTGCACAAACATTGAATCCTTTGATGTCGTGCCACAGGTTTCTACTTTGATAACCAGATCCAGGTTCTCTCTCTGGATCACAAGCTGGTTTAGTTTCTGTAAAACATCCACTATCCGGCGACTGAATGATGCAGCTCTGCAAGTGAAGCAAGCCGCTGTACTTCAAGCTGGAACAAAGCAACATGTCTGGGCTGCCTGTGCAATGCTAAAGAGAACCTTATCCATTGGCACAAACTGATTTCCCCATGGACCGTTTAAACAAAGTGGATGTATCCTACCAGTCTGAGAAGTGACATAAGCTCGCGTTGTTTCaaatgaccagcagggggcagttcCTCTCGTAGCAAAAAGAAGCTTGATTGAATAAACGTctttgagaaaatgactctacttctaaAGTCagtcaacattaaaaaaatgagtTTATGACTCAAATGCAATTCAAAAGGTTTCTTCAATTCAACATGTtgttcatttagagtcaaatacaGCAAAGCAGACTGTGCTTAAAGCGCGCTGCCTTGTGACGGCAAATCGCTTCctgacaaaaaacacaagaataaTTTGAAAACATCAGTCCAGCAACTAAGATGTAACATCTGTGATGACGTATACGCCTTTTAAGAAGACGATATTTTTACCCTTCAACCACAAGCAAAAACTAAATGACAAATGATGTTGAAAATGAGTGATTTAGATACTTCTAGCTGCTTGTAATATTCACTGCTTCAGCGCCCAAAGGTAACCTATCACTATACTCCGATCCAACCTCACAGTTGTCTGAATTGCCTCTGCAATGTGACAGAGAAAAGGACTCAGTCATGATACTCTCTTCCGTATCCGCCTCCTTCTCTCCGTCCCcgctctccgtctccccctcctcctcgtccagccGGCCGCTGTCGATCTTCCTCCGGGACTCGGTGTGAGGCGCGCGGACGTTAAAGTTGGCGGTGAGGTTCCTCTCCATGTGGTACTGGCCTTTGGCCTTCAGGATCAGCTTGTAGGTCTTGCTGCGGTATTTGTACACCAGGTGGAAGCAGGTGGCACCGAGGAGAGGCACGGTGGATACGGTGAGGAGGCAGATGCTGACggagatgatgatgagcagGTTGGGTACCCGCCTCCTGGTGGTGAACAGCACCTGGACCTCGCAGTCCTCCCCTCTGTAGGTCAGACACAGCGAGTAGTTGGTGCTGGGGCGCAAACCGCTGAACAGATACGTGCCGACTCCTTCTTTGATCCTCGACCACTGCACCGCTGAGTGTTTTCGGTCGCCGGTGATGCACAGGTACAAGCCATCAGAATTGGCCTTTTTAGAGAGGTCGGAAAAGCTGTCATGCTCTTCGCTGTCAATGTCGGAGCTCTCATCGGATGCGGCGGCGGCCCCATTGGCGCTGTCGTACCTGGGTATGAGGAGAGGATTGAGCCGGACGGTTGCCTCTGTTTCTGATACGGCTAAAGCAATGACACCAAAGTCAAATGTGTACTGCTTGGTATCTTCTAAACTCCCGCTAAAGACTTGGCTAGAAATGTTTCTTGTGTTAGCCGTCAAGCCGCATGTACTAGTAACCGATGGATTGGTTGTCTCCTCAGACTTGATATTCTCATCTGGCGGAAAAGTGGGTTCGATTTTCATCATGTCTTTTCTCTTCAAATCAGGGAGATGTACAAAGTCCAAAACggatgttttgtgtgttgttttcattaTAGGCAGGTGTGATTTAGTGTAAGTAGGTGTTGTGGTCTTTTGTTCGGTAGGTGTTGGTTGAGTTAaagccaccaccaccactgacACTGAATCCTGTGCTCTTCCGTTCTCATTTGTGGCCGAGCAGTTGTAGCTGCCGCTGTCTTCCCTCCTGAGGTGCGAAATGACAAGAGTCCCGTTATTAAAGACTTTGACGGGACCGGGGGACACTAAGGAGTCCTCATTGGATTCTGCCGAGTCATCTTCAGCAAAGGACAAAGCCAGCTCTTCCTTCCGACTTTCGCTGTGGATATTCCAAATCACCAGAGGCTTTGGGTTTCCTCTGAACTCACAAGTCAAGACCAACGCACTCCCTTCGTAGAAAGTCATGTTATGAATATTTGGCTTGGCCCGTATCGTCACGTTGGTGCCCGTGCACTTTGACTTGGGTAATATTCCTATCGCTTTCCCTCTCAGTTTCTGCGGAGACGCACAGATGATCAGATTCTGCTCCGGGACTGTGATCGCAGTTGATGAAATCCAGTCTCTGAGCCAACCGAGGGAGCAGTCGCATGCAAAAGGATTTTTATAAATCTGCAAGTGGGACAAAGAAACCAAACCGACAAACGTCCCTTCAGTTATAGTTATGAATTTGTTGTTATTGAGTCGGAGGGACCTCAGGTCTTTGAGGTTGTAGAAGGCGTCCTTCGGCAGATGGACCATCTCGTTGTGGTTCATCTTCAGCAGTTGAAGGCCCGTCAGGTTCTGCAGATCCTCCCAAGGAAAGTCTACAATCATATTGTGGCTGATGTCAAAGTTGCGCAGATGAACCAAAGGTGTGAGGGCCCCTTCTTCGATTGAGACAATCTCATTGTGGGCCATCCACAGCGACGTCACCTGGGTGACGTTATCAAAGCACCCGATTGGTAGCAAAGTGATCTTATTGGCGGAGAGACTCACAGTCGTCACATTAGGAGGCAAATCGCCTGGGACTTGCACTAAATCTTTGTAGGAGCATTCAGCAAAATGGCGTTCGTATTTATCTGAGCAGGTACAAAGCTCCGGGCATCCGAGTCCGGCGGTGAAGACTGAGGTGAGCCACAGAGCGAGGTAGACGATGCCTGTGGATGCCATCCTCTCCGCCTGTAACAGTCGATCAATCAATTAGTGGATTGCACTTGTCCGATAAGCAGAAGTATTTCAAAGtgaagaataaagaaaaaaatagcacACAGGTTTTGGCAGTAAGAAAGGTACTAATACTAAATGTATTGTAACGCAATAGAGACTACGGCACCAACCAGCGGTGGCTGCTGGGCTCAACTCAGAAAAAACTGCTATCAGATGATTTTCTATGTTTTCAGAGCGGGAAAGAAATTATTCTGGAAAGAGATTTCACCAATAAATCTATATTCCTGATTTTTTCGAACCCAGGAAAATTCCCTTATACCACTAACGATAACAATATCATTCATAGATGAATAAAACCCCAAACTATCTGAATGGCTATTGGTAATTGAGgttatttagaaacactgtccatGATATTTTCTTGGCATGATAAGACTGGCTTACTTactggagaagaaagaaagctaAATTTGACGATATATGCCGCCCTCTTTGGTTAAACAGCTTGTCACCTGTTTGATATCTCCCCAGATCCAGATGTGTCATATGTTTGCATCAATCCACACAAGATTAACAAGATGGTTCCTGCAATTTGTCTTTGAGTTACAGACAGTTCACGACGCCCTGTGAGGCAGATTTGTGAATCCTGTGCTACGTAATTATAGGACCGACTCATCTTTAACGGCTCATTCTCACACCCAGGAACACTTCAGTTGAATATACGACTGTGTGATTATTGTTGACACCGTGCAATTGGTGTCGGACTGAGgagaacacccacacacacccggTGGTATCTGCATCAGTGGGGAAAAAGCTGCTGTTAGTAGGTGTTTATGTCGGCGAGTGGACCGCGCGGCTGCGTTTCGTGCCGTCGGGAGAAGCTTCTGGTGCCGCAGGCGGCCTGCAgctgtccttggtgctgaaAGGCAGCCGCGTGCCCGCTGCGTTTGTTTACGGTGCGCGACCCGCTGGAATCCCACACAAACGTCAACAGCTCGCATCGTATATCCTGACGACGCGACACCAAAGTTCAtccccgcaaaaaaaaaaagggtcgaCGGTGAATAATtgatttgcagaggaaagaaGATGTCTCACCTGCGGGGTGAAGGTGGGTGACGCGCTTACCTGCGTGCTGTATTTGCTCTTGTTCTAAATCTCTGCAGAGGAAACGTCAGTCGGCGCAAGTTTGTAGATGAAGCTGAGTGATGTTGTCCTGCGTGTCTGCGCGCCGCTACATAATGAAGAGATGCCGAGTTTCTGCTGCCGGTGAATGTTTTATCTGCCCCATCTCCTCCCCTCattcctcatcccccccccacagctgtGGACCGACCAACGTTGACGTTTGAAAGAATGAAAATATTAAAGGAGAAACGACCTTCACCATGACCGTCGCTGCTGTTTACGGATTGTTgcttaaaataataatcataacaaaaacaatgacaaaagtAGCCAATGCAAATTACTGATATGGTTATCACAAAGTCTTACAACAGAAAAGTCTATGAATAACAGTAAGAAAGATTGGGAACCTGTCATGAAAAAACACTTGATTGTGCACGTATGGATATCTGGAGAACCTACCAACCCAAAacctgtgaaataacacaattgTCCTGGCAAGCCAATCAGATCAGACTTTTTCAGGAGGGAGGCTTAAAGGGACAGAATCTAAATCTGAACAGAGAGTgactgacattacattacatgtcatttagctgacgcttttatccaaagcgactcacaataagtgcattcaaccataaggatacaataAGCCAGAAGGATAcaagaaacaaagaaagtgcaatttcatcaaataagccgatttacaacttgctgatAAGAATGATTACGGTATGTACACAATGTTAAATTCAGTATCAGTGTGTATTTTGATAGGAGGTAAAACTATATCTCCACATGATACATTGCTTGGTTTTGTTTGAATAAGGTCAATACTATAAAACTGTACTGTCAATACTATAAAACGTTTGCAGCAGTAGCTCCATTAATTTCAGTAAAACAAGTCATACTTGTCaaaagtaacaaaacaaaataaaactaccTTTACatcatgtatatgtatatatatctatactaTATACTTTCATTTTCATCTGACTGTCTAATAAATTGTACGCCGAGCGGCATGGTAAATTAAAATACTGCATTGCACCATTTGCATCTTCTAGTTTCAAACCACTATGCGGTGACTTACATGATCAATCACTCGCAGATCAATGGCTGTCCAACGGATGGAAACAAAACGGCATTCTTAACAATGAAGCAGTGGTTATGGAACTAACTTGATATGCCCGTTTTGTAATGTACCGGATTTTCCAGCAGATGGTACCACAACCCTTGAAGAAACACGGAGAAGCTGCTCCAGTTCAGAAGCGTCGCTGCCATTGATCATCCAATCAATAGCTGGAACAAGAAGACCACTTGTCAGGGGACATTTGAGGGGACGTTTCACCTCATCGAGAAACACCTGCACTTTTCATGGTTATGCTTTCTAATACGCGTTGTCACAGAACACAATAGATACTGGGAGATAGACCGTATagtacaaaaatacatataatAGGTTCAGTATTTCCAAAGGGAAGTTCTCTGTAGCAGATATTGGTCATTAAAGGACCTTGAATTAACACACGTTTTAACAACAATGGGATCAAATGTTGATTGGCCTGCTGAGATCAGACACGataactgtgtttttttgtagtttttgtgtTGTGGGTCTAAAAAAACTGTGGTTGATTTAAACCGCCTCCGTGAGCCACCAGGGGTCAGTCTGCCCAACCCCCGATGAGGATTTTGACAAGACCGCCTTGATGCCTTTTATTCACTGTGCGATGAATAGACGGgagcaaaaatgttaaatactGTGGTGTGAACATTTAGCATCAACTATTGCACCTGCAACGTTGTACATTTGCGACACTTTTACCATCAAATATTTGAATAGATTTTTCTTGAATAGACGACCGACTACCAGGATTCAATTGACACAGAGCAGCGTCTGGCAGTCTTTCTGAGGTAAGTTGTTGTATTGTAGGCTGCAGTATTGAGTTCCCTGCAAGTAAATTTCAATTCCTTCTGGTAAACAATTGGCGAGAGGAGGGCCTCTGATCGTTGCCGttttttgacattgtttttaaGAGAAATAAAGTCTGCTGTCTTCGAAAAGACTATGAAAcagtggatttaaaaaaattaattgaGCTGCGAATTAATAGCCCGAGATAAAAACCCGTCCCTCAGTGTGTAACGGCCTCCAGAGGGAAAGCCAGATAACCACAGAGGTTATTACAATTCATCCTGAGTGGAAAGTGGATTGGTGAACCAAAATTTAATTTCAATCCAAATAGTTTACTTGAAACCCCTCCTGGTGCGCCGAGGCAAAGTCTCGATGTCACCAAAGCCAGTAAGagtcctcctctggggagcaggAACGTCTCGAAACGTCTCGCAGCAGCTGATGAGATATTTCGGTCCGGGCCAAAGTGATGGACAGGAGCCATTACGCTTGCGTGGCTACACGTCTGCTGCTCGTCACCCAAAGCCACAGTTTGATGATGACATGAAACAGTGTCGGGGGGGTCTGAAGGATCTTTTTCTCCCGTTGACACACTTGGACCTACAAATGCACCGGACGAGCTTCCTCAGCCGGTCGCTGTGCATCGGACTTTAATCAAGTCACTTTCCGAATTACCCCAAATTAAAAAGAGAGCTCATGTGTCAAGGGAAATTGTAGAGAAGCGCAGagcctcaacccccccccccccacctccccagcGTGCTCTATCCACTTCCCCGGTGACTTTCACCCCTCAGTGGCAATATGATTTCGTCAGTAATGCGTTTCTATTGCTCTTCCTGAGCTACCCTGAGGTATCGCTGCACCGCTGCATGGAGATCTCGGAGGGCTTTGGAGAACATCATTTACCTCCATAATCCTTCACAGTCGTCAACGTGCCGCGGCGGGATGCTCTCATGCACACATTGTCGGGAGGTTGAAGGAGTctaaacacaaagagagagtcCACGCCTGGGCTGAGTTGAGGGTTGAATTAACATAGTGAAAACGCTGCATTATGCAAACGCTTAATGGTTCCTCCATGACAGCGCTGGTAAATTGGATGATGGTTTATGATGATGTAAGAGTGAGTTAAGGCACGGATCCGTATCCCCCCCCACCGAGCCAGGCTGACTCGTCCCGCTTCGAGATGCCTAATTCACCGGCTTGCCTGTGTGACGCTTCCCACAGGCTGTTATGATTCCAGGCGCTCGGGCTCGGCGAGTCAATAAGACAACAGACCAGCGTTGGATTAGTCTGCGGATGAACGGGAGACGAGGCCGACTGTGGGAGCTGAGAGCGGTAAACCTCACTAAAGGGATGAAAAGATTGGA harbors:
- the LOC120809962 gene encoding immunoglobulin superfamily containing leucine-rich repeat protein 2; translation: MASTGIVYLALWLTSVFTAGLGCPELCTCSDKYERHFAECSYKDLVQVPGDLPPNVTTVSLSANKITLLPIGCFDNVTQVTSLWMAHNEIVSIEEGALTPLVHLRNFDISHNMIVDFPWEDLQNLTGLQLLKMNHNEMVHLPKDAFYNLKDLRSLRLNNNKFITITEGTFVGLVSLSHLQIYKNPFACDCSLGWLRDWISSTAITVPEQNLIICASPQKLRGKAIGILPKSKCTGTNVTIRAKPNIHNMTFYEGSALVLTCEFRGNPKPLVIWNIHSESRKEELALSFAEDDSAESNEDSLVSPGPVKVFNNGTLVISHLRREDSGSYNCSATNENGRAQDSVSVVVVALTQPTPTEQKTTTPTYTKSHLPIMKTTHKTSVLDFVHLPDLKRKDMMKIEPTFPPDENIKSEETTNPSVTSTCGLTANTRNISSQVFSGSLEDTKQYTFDFGVIALAVSETEATVRLNPLLIPRYDSANGAAAASDESSDIDSEEHDSFSDLSKKANSDGLYLCITGDRKHSAVQWSRIKEGVGTYLFSGLRPSTNYSLCLTYRGEDCEVQVLFTTRRRVPNLLIIISVSICLLTVSTVPLLGATCFHLVYKYRSKTYKLILKAKGQYHMERNLTANFNVRAPHTESRRKIDSGRLDEEEGETESGDGEKEADTEESIMTESFSLSHCRGNSDNCEVGSEYSDRLPLGAEAVNITSS